The proteins below come from a single Corylus avellana chromosome ca3, CavTom2PMs-1.0 genomic window:
- the LOC132175885 gene encoding protein RGF1 INDUCIBLE TRANSCRIPTION FACTOR 1 isoform X2, translating to MGAGGPDDEDNRWPPWLKPLLKESFFVQCKLHADSHKSECNMYCLDCMNGALCSLCLAYHKDHHAIQIRRSSYHDVIRVSEIQKVLDITGVQTYVINSARVVFLNERPQPRPGKGVTNTCEVCERSLLDSFRFCSLGCKIVGTSKTFQKRKKHSAALASDSEESHSSSSHHGQGKRKFQSFTPQTPPPTINYRTARRRKGIPHRAPMGVIMGY from the exons ATG GGTGCTGGAGGCCCTGATGACGAGGACAACAGGTGGCCGCCGTGGCTGAAGCCTTTGCTCAAAGAGAGCTTCTTTGTTCAATGCAAGTTACACGCGGATTCCCACAAGAGTGAATGCAACATGTACTGCTTGGATTGCATGAACGGTGCTCTCTGCTCTCTCTGCCTCGCCTACCACAAGGACCACCATGCTATTCAG ATAAGAAGGTCCTCATACCATGATGTGATAAGGGTCTCAGAGATTCAGAAAGTTTTGGACATCACTGGGGTCCAGACCTACGTTATCAACAGCGCCAGAGTCGTCTTCTTGAACGAGCGCCCTCAGCCTAGGCCCGGCAAAGGCGTCACCAACACCTGTGAGGTCTGCGAGCGCAGCCTCCTTGACTCTTTCCGCTTCTGCTCTCTCGGTTGCAAG ATTGTTGGGACATCTAAGACTTTCCAGAAGAGAAAGAAGCACTCGGCGGCTCTGGCGTCAGACTCAGAGGAATCCCATTCCAGCAGCAGCCATCATGGCCAAGGGAAGAGAAAATTCCAGAGCTTCACTCCCCAGACGCCGCCTCCTACCATCAATTACCGGACGGCGAGGCGTAGAAAGGGAATCCCACACCGTGCCCCAATGGGAGTAATCATGGGATACTAA
- the LOC132175885 gene encoding protein RGF1 INDUCIBLE TRANSCRIPTION FACTOR 1 isoform X1 → MGAGGPDDEDNRWPPWLKPLLKESFFVQCKLHADSHKSECNMYCLDCMNGALCSLCLAYHKDHHAIQIRRSSYHDVIRVSEIQKVLDITGVQTYVINSARVVFLNERPQPRPGKGVTNTCEVCERSLLDSFRFCSLGCKLQIVGTSKTFQKRKKHSAALASDSEESHSSSSHHGQGKRKFQSFTPQTPPPTINYRTARRRKGIPHRAPMGVIMGY, encoded by the exons ATG GGTGCTGGAGGCCCTGATGACGAGGACAACAGGTGGCCGCCGTGGCTGAAGCCTTTGCTCAAAGAGAGCTTCTTTGTTCAATGCAAGTTACACGCGGATTCCCACAAGAGTGAATGCAACATGTACTGCTTGGATTGCATGAACGGTGCTCTCTGCTCTCTCTGCCTCGCCTACCACAAGGACCACCATGCTATTCAG ATAAGAAGGTCCTCATACCATGATGTGATAAGGGTCTCAGAGATTCAGAAAGTTTTGGACATCACTGGGGTCCAGACCTACGTTATCAACAGCGCCAGAGTCGTCTTCTTGAACGAGCGCCCTCAGCCTAGGCCCGGCAAAGGCGTCACCAACACCTGTGAGGTCTGCGAGCGCAGCCTCCTTGACTCTTTCCGCTTCTGCTCTCTCGGTTGCAAG TTGCAGATTGTTGGGACATCTAAGACTTTCCAGAAGAGAAAGAAGCACTCGGCGGCTCTGGCGTCAGACTCAGAGGAATCCCATTCCAGCAGCAGCCATCATGGCCAAGGGAAGAGAAAATTCCAGAGCTTCACTCCCCAGACGCCGCCTCCTACCATCAATTACCGGACGGCGAGGCGTAGAAAGGGAATCCCACACCGTGCCCCAATGGGAGTAATCATGGGATACTAA